In Pithys albifrons albifrons isolate INPA30051 chromosome 32, PitAlb_v1, whole genome shotgun sequence, the genomic stretch AGATGAAAACTAAAAGGAAACTTGGACACGTAGCTTCTCAAATCTTAAGAAAACGAAAAGGACACTTAGCTTTCCAAATCTTAAGATAAGTAAAAGGAAACTTAGAAACTTAGTTTTCCAAATCTTCAAGTCAGAATAAACATTTGGCCAAATACAAACAAATCTGCATTAAATCCAGGGGTCACTGCCCCTTTAAGAAAAGCATCCTTTTATGTAACCCTTCGAGACATGGTGTCCTATTCTCATTTTAAGGAAACCACAACTAATgcaaacaaaagaataaatactTTTAGGTTATGAAGAGATCCTCATCCACGTGTATAAGTCAAGGGAAGGGGAATCTCACTGACCAAAATGGAGCGGGGGGGCCGTCGAGAGTCCCCAAACCCCCGACTTCTACCACCAGTGGAGTATTAGGGTCCCGTCTTGGGGTGCCAGATCTGATGCCAAAAAGGCATGGAATTAAAACAACTGCTTAGAGACAATTTATCTtgaaacagcaaggtatttattttccagcatGGGGAGGGGCTGGCCAGTTACCACTGGACATCCAGATCCCAAGTGTCAGGGAAAAGCAGGGTAATTTATACAGTTTTTAAACAAAGTTACAACATCTTAACATACATATTCATATAATTTTGACATCTAATTATCATATTCCTAGTAGGTGGAGTTTAGGTGGAGCCTAAGGCAGAGCCTTCTCAAACCTTCTTTTGGCAGAGTTTTCAGGGGGTCATTCCAGCCTTCAGCCTCACTTTTGGGgccttctgcttctcttcctcaCTTTGaacttttcagctttctttgttAGCCTGACTCAAGTGCTAACACTTGTAGATCTTCTTGACTCATGTCCTCCCTATCTTCTCTGAGTGTCTACCTAATGATTTCTGGGGTGCTTGAAGTACATTCCTAACACCATCTATTCAGTCAGGACAGAACAAGTTATCAAAGTTTCACGCAGTAATTTGCAGAGCAAGGCACTAACATTACAACTTTTTAAGGCCTTGCTCTTGTTTCAAGATAAATTTTCTCTAAGCAGTTCTTTTAATTCCATGCCTTTTTTCCATCACTAACACCTCCCAAAACCTCCTTTAGCCCCTCCACAAGGGGTTGGAACCCCCCTGAGGATGTTGGGGTGCCtcaggcagggaggggctgggggcagctccAGAAAGGGATAGGGGGCCCGGGCAGGAAGTTGTTTGGCCCAGGGGTGACCCAAGGAAGTTATTGCACCAGCTCCTCAGGTAGGCCAAGACATCTTGGCTCTGCTTGGCATTGGCTTTGCATACTTTTTTGAGCCATTTCCAGAACTCTTCCTCAtttctctgcagagccaggTATTGTAGTATCACCTTGCCAACCTgaaggggcacaggggggtcaCCGGGGGAATGGGAACACCCCCCAAGTATCCCAAGGCAAGTCCTGCCCTCCTCCCACCTCCATGTCCCCAACAGCTCCTCGTCCTTGTGGAGCACCTGGAACTGCTCCAGGCCGGGGGGCGCACAGGGGGGTCACCAGGGGACACCCCCATATCCCCATAGTTGTCCTGCACTCCGTCATATCACCAAGGGGTCTCTGTATCCCCCCACATTGTCCCCAGAAACGACCATGTGCCacccctgtgtccccagggatgtCTCCATGGGTCCCTCATGTCCCCAGTGGGGTCCCTGGGCCCCCAGGAGAcatccccgtgtccccccaagttcccaGGGACACCCTTAACCCCTTGGGCACACCCCAATCCTTCCAGTGACACCCATGGGGACACCCCAATCTCCAGTGTCCCTGATGTCCCCAGTGTCTCACTGTGTCAAACCCACTCCTCTCGAGGTGCTTCCCCAGCACACGCCCAATCTTGGGCAAGGCCTGGACAGGCTTATTCCCCCAGGGCTCTGTCATCAACTGGTGTTTCTTTGGTGGCAGGGGCAGCGCTCCTGTGGGGACAGcgaggggacagtggggacaccGCCAGCTATGGGGACACGGCACTTCTGTGGTGATGTGGGGACAAGGACAGAGCCGGGGGGAACAGGCTGAGGACAGCAAGGACCCCCCTAAACTACCCCCCAGACCCCTTTAAATCCTTCAAAAGCTCCTTTAGCCCCACAAACCCCTTTGAACTCACCCCAAAGGCTCCCAACGCCACCCTGAAGCCCCCAAACGCTCACAAGACGCCCCCAAACACACCTATaacaccccccaaaacccccttGAGCCCCTCCACAAACCCCTTTTACCTCCCCAACCTCCCTGTAACATCCCAAATGCCCTGTTAACTCCCCCAAAATCCTCCAGACAGCTCCTAATACCCCACTAACCCCCCAGAGAGCCATCTACATCCTtgtcccccccaaaaaaccccaagaattCTGAGACTCCCCTCAAAACCCTTTTAAACCCCCCCAGAACCCCCAGTTCCTCCCCAActccccttttctccccccCGCAATCCTCTTTAATCTCCACCAGACCCTCTTTAACCCCCCCAGACCCCCTTCAAtccccccagacacccccttTAACACTCTCCAAACCCCATTTTATCGCCTCGTACCTTCATTTCTCATCCCCACCACCACAGCAGCCTCAGGGAGCTCCCCTGGCAGAGTAGGCTGAGGGACACCCCCCTGAGGGCTGGAACCCCTGGGTGGGCTGTGCCCCCCGGTGGGACGCCTGACGTGTCTCCGGCCCCTTCAACCCCGGCACACTCGCCCATGGTCAATGGCGAGCCAACAACGGCCGTAGGTGCCGAGGCTCAGCCAATGGGAGGTGAGGAGGGAGTGGAGGGACCAACAGGAAAGAGGGGTTTGAGTTTGGGGGGCAGTGTCGGCTGCGGGTCCAAAAGTCACGCTCTGAAAAGATACAAAAAAGGGCAAATTAGGGGTGTGGGGGGAGGGTGAGCGGGGGGGGCGGGGGCTCCCCCAGCCTGAGCCCCCCAAACACGGCCCCTCCCCACAAATCCCCCCCCAGGCCCCAAAtcggcccctctgcccccacccccttttgcaaaagcagcaaaaaccTCCAAGGAAAATCTCTCAAATCAGCAGGTTTGCCCCAAAACAGCGCCgaggggagggggtttggggagggggaggggcTTTGTGGAAGGAGAGAAGGTTGAGCaacccctccccccaccccgaaTGTACAGGTGACCCCCCCGGGGtgggggaggggatggggaacCCCTTAAAGGAGGAGGGGCGGGGGGGAAAGGGAACAGGTTTGGGGAGCAAAAGTGGCTTGGGGTGACAAAAGGGAGCTTGGGGGTGAAAATGtatctttggggaaaaaagggggttTGGGGTGAAAAATGTCGATTTTAGGGTTAAAAAATGGGCATTTGGGGGTGAAAAAGTGCTTTGAGGGAAAAGAAGGAGTTTGGGGTGAAAAATGGGGATTTTGGGGGTGAAAAAGGTGGTCTTAGGAATGACAAAGTGGTTTTGAGTGAAAAATCGGGGGTTGGGAGGTGAAAAAGGGGAATTTGGGGGGTTAGAAAGTGGTTTGGGGTGAAAAAGGGGGGGGCTGCGGGTGAAAACTTGTTTTGGCGAGAAAAaaggggggtttgggggtgaaAAAGTGTTTTGGGGTGAAAAATGGGGATTTTGGGGATGCAAATGGGGGCATTGGGGCTGAAAAAGTGGtatggggagaaaaaagggggtTGAGGGGTAATGTTGTGGGATGGGGGAACAGCTCTTAATTTGGGGGGGTTGACCCCCAAAAtgggggaagagagggagaaaaacctCAGATAAACCTAAACCTGCCCATTTTAGCCtctaaaaatctgtatttttgaaAGGAATGAGCAACTTGGGGTGTTTTGCCCCAAAatgaaggagggagggggatgGACACCCCCCCTTTacagggaaagggggaattTGGAGGGTTTGCCTCAAAACTTGAGAGGTGTGGGAGGAGCTCCCAAAATAGACATTTtgtggaaaaaagtgaaaactggGGATTTTGACCCATatttgaggggggaaaaggggttTGAACCACTCAAATtgtgaggaaagggaaaatttggAGCTTTGGCCCTGAAAGTTGGGGAGGGGTGAATTTTACCTTTAAATTACCCTCAAAATGAACAATTTGGGGGCAAAAAGGGAGAAACTGGGGGGGGGATTTTGCCCCTAAACGAGAGGGGGAGGAGCCTGGAGGGAGAGGCCCCGCCCACAATACGTTAAGCCACGCCCCAAGGGGTATTGCTGATCATTAAGGGGTTAATTAAACCCCCGAGAGTTAATTAAACCCAAAGCCTTAGCCACGCCCCAACTGGGGTAACTGATGCTCTTTAAGGGTTAATTAAGCCCTCAACAGGGCTAATTAAACTGTGAGCAAACCGCGCTCCCGCGCCTTTAACACGCCCCTCCCGGGGCATTCACACCCCCGGGCGCCTCCCGCGGGGTTAATTAGGCCGCTCTCACAGTTAATTAACCCTCTATGGAGCCCAAAGGGCTTTAATTCCGCCCCGGTCCCTCACGGCCCTGAGAGCCGGCCCTGCCCCCGCAGTGAGAGCCCCCTGGAACCCCCCGGACCTctcgcccccggccccgctcgccgcccccggccccgctcgccgcCTCTCtcgccgcccccggccccgctccccgcctCTCTCatcgcccccggccccgctccccgccccgctcgccgctccccgccccgctcgCCGCCTCTctcgccgctccccgccccgctcgccgcccccggccccgctcgccgctccccgccccgctcgCCGCTCCCCGCCTCTctcgccgctccccgccccgctcgCCGCCTCTctcgccgctccccgccccgctcgccgcccccggccccgctcgccgcTCCCCGCCTCTCTCGCCGCTCCCCGCCTCTCTCGCCGCTCCCCGCCTCTctcgccgctccccgccccgctcgccgcccccggccccgctcgccgcccccggccccgctcgccgctccccgccccgctcgCC encodes the following:
- the BANF1 gene encoding barrier-to-autointegration factor, producing MRNEGALPLPPKKHQLMTEPWGNKPVQALPKIGRVLGKHLERSGFDTVRHWGHQGHWRLGCPHGCHWKDWGVPKGLRVSLGTWGDTGMSPGGPGTPLGTPCAPPGLEQFQVLHKDEELLGTWRWEEGRTCLGILGGCSHSPGDPPVPLQVGKVILQYLALQRNEEEFWKWLKKVCKANAKQSQDVLAYLRSWCNNFLGSPLGQTTSCPGPLSLSGAAPSPSLPEAPQHPQGGSNPLWRG